The window GAATCGGGCACGCTGGGCGTGACGCGGCCCGACGTGTCGACCCAGGTGCGCTTCCGCAAGGAAGAGGAAATCCGCAAGGGCGAGACCCAGCTGCGCGCCAGCGGCGCCGTGGGCGCGCAGGACAACATCAAGATCCTGACCAGCTGCCCCAGCTGCCTGCAGGGCATCACACGCTACGGCGACGACCTGCAGACCGGCTTGCTCGAAGCCGACTACATCGTCATCGAGATGGCCAAGCAGATCCTGGGCGAGAACTGGCTGCCCGAATATGTGCAGCGTGCCAACCAGGGCGGCATCGAGCGGGTTCTCGTGTGACGGCGTGCCCTTTGTGCGCCGAAGACGGCGGCGCGCTCGTCTGGCGCGATGCGCATCTGCGCGTGATCCGGGCCAACGAAGCGGGCTTTCCGGCGTTCTACCGCGTGGTGTGGAATGCGCATGTGGCCGAGTGGTCGGACCTGGCCGCCGCTGACCGCCTGCATTGCATGGAAGCCGTGACCGTGGTGGAGCAGGCGCTGCGCCAGCACCTGTCGCCCACCAAGGTCAACATTGCGGCGCTGGGCAACCTGGTTCCCCATCTGCACTGGCACGTGATTGCCCGGTTTGACTGGGACAGCCACTTTCCGGCGCCTGTGTGGGCGGCTGCGCAGCGGCGCAGCCCTGCGGCGCAAGAGGCGGCCGTGCAGGCGTTGCTGCCAGCGCTGGAGGCGCACCTGCAATCGCAACTGGCGCAGTGGGCCATCCGGTAACCCGCATGCAGAGTGCGCCCACGCGGGTGGGACAATTGCCGCCGTCGTTTCTGACAACAGTTTTCTCACAGGTGATTCCATGGCAGGTTTGAAAGCGGGTGCGCCCACGCCGCAAGCCCTCACGGTGCATGAGCAGTCGCGCGTGCTGGAGGTGGGCTTTTCGGATGGCGCCACGTTCCGCATTCCGTTTGAGCTGATGCGCGTGTACTCGCCGTCGGCCGAGGTGCAGGGCCACGGCCCGGGGCAAGAGGTGCTGCAGACGGGCAAGCGCAACGTGACGCTGGTCAATCTGGAGCCGGTGGGCAACTATGCCGTCAAGCCCACGTTCTCCGACGGGCATGACAGCGGCATCTTCACCTGGGACTATCTGTACGAACTGGGCCAGAAGCAGGACGCACTGTGG of the Acidovorax sp. 107 genome contains:
- a CDS encoding HIT family protein, whose amino-acid sequence is MCAEDGGALVWRDAHLRVIRANEAGFPAFYRVVWNAHVAEWSDLAAADRLHCMEAVTVVEQALRQHLSPTKVNIAALGNLVPHLHWHVIARFDWDSHFPAPVWAAAQRRSPAAQEAAVQALLPALEAHLQSQLAQWAIR
- a CDS encoding gamma-butyrobetaine hydroxylase-like domain-containing protein, yielding MAGLKAGAPTPQALTVHEQSRVLEVGFSDGATFRIPFELMRVYSPSAEVQGHGPGQEVLQTGKRNVTLVNLEPVGNYAVKPTFSDGHDSGIFTWDYLYELGQKQDALWAQYTERLAAAGADRDAPMAAKGGAGGHACGGH